In Streptomyces seoulensis, the following are encoded in one genomic region:
- the nuoF gene encoding NADH-quinone oxidoreductase subunit NuoF, producing MTVVTDVKDDTSPEKLLAPVLSAFWDEDRSWTLDVYRRHDGYEGLRKALAMSPDDLIAYVKESGLRGRGGAGFPTGMKWQFIPQGDGKPHYLVVNADESEPGTCKDIPLLYANPHSLIEGIVIACYAIRSSHAFIYLRGEVVPVLRRLHEAVREAYEAGFLGENVLGSGLDLELTVHAGAGAYICGEETALLDSLEGRRGQPRLRPPFPAVEGLYACPTVVNNVESIASVPAIMHQGKDWFRSMGSEKSPGFTLYSLSGHVASPGQYEAPLGITLRQLLDMSGGMRPGHRLKFWTPGGSSTPMFTDEHLDVALDYEGVGAAGSMLGTKALQCFDETTCVVRAVTRWTEFYAHESCGKCTPCREGTYWLVQLLRDIEAGKGSMSDLDKLNDIADNINGKSFCALGDGAASPIFSSLKYFREEYEQHITGRGCPFDPAKSTAWADRPEVNA from the coding sequence ATGACCGTGGTGACCGACGTCAAGGACGACACCAGCCCCGAGAAACTGCTCGCCCCCGTGCTCTCGGCCTTCTGGGACGAGGACCGCTCCTGGACGCTCGACGTCTACCGGCGGCACGACGGCTACGAGGGCCTGCGCAAGGCGCTCGCCATGTCCCCGGACGACCTGATCGCCTACGTCAAGGAGTCCGGCCTGCGCGGCCGGGGCGGCGCCGGCTTCCCGACCGGCATGAAGTGGCAGTTCATCCCGCAGGGCGACGGCAAGCCGCACTACCTCGTCGTCAACGCCGACGAGTCCGAGCCCGGCACCTGCAAGGACATCCCGCTCCTCTACGCCAACCCGCACAGCCTCATCGAGGGCATCGTGATCGCCTGCTACGCGATCCGCTCCTCGCACGCCTTCATCTACCTGCGCGGCGAGGTCGTCCCCGTGCTGCGCCGGCTGCACGAGGCGGTGCGCGAGGCGTACGAGGCCGGGTTCCTCGGCGAGAACGTCCTCGGCAGCGGACTCGACCTCGAACTCACCGTGCACGCGGGCGCGGGCGCCTACATCTGCGGTGAGGAGACCGCGCTGCTCGACTCGCTGGAAGGGCGCCGGGGCCAGCCGAGGCTGCGGCCCCCGTTCCCCGCCGTCGAGGGCCTGTACGCCTGTCCCACCGTGGTGAACAACGTCGAGTCGATCGCCTCGGTTCCCGCGATCATGCACCAGGGCAAGGACTGGTTCCGCTCGATGGGCAGCGAGAAGTCACCCGGCTTCACGCTCTACTCGCTCAGCGGGCACGTCGCCAGCCCCGGCCAGTACGAGGCGCCGCTCGGCATCACCCTGCGCCAGCTGCTCGACATGAGCGGCGGCATGCGTCCCGGCCACCGGCTGAAGTTCTGGACCCCGGGCGGCTCCTCCACCCCGATGTTCACCGACGAACACCTCGACGTGGCCCTCGACTACGAGGGCGTCGGCGCCGCCGGCTCCATGCTCGGCACCAAGGCGCTCCAGTGCTTCGACGAGACCACCTGCGTGGTGCGGGCGGTCACCCGCTGGACCGAGTTCTACGCCCACGAGTCCTGCGGCAAGTGCACGCCCTGCCGCGAAGGGACGTACTGGCTGGTGCAGTTGCTGCGGGACATCGAGGCCGGGAAGGGGTCGATGTCCGACCTCGACAAGCTCAACGACATCGCCGACAACATCAACGGCAAGTCCTTCTGCGCCCTGGGCGACGGCGCGGCCTCACCGATCTTCTCCTCGCTGAAGTACTTCCGCGAGGAGTACGAGCAGCACATCACGGGCCGGGGCTGCCCCTTCGACCCGGCCAAGTCGACGGCCTGGGCGGACCGCCCGGAGGTGAACGCATGA
- a CDS encoding NADH-quinone oxidoreductase subunit G: protein MTVTTNAPSDGGQAAVPPEDLVSLTIDGIGISVPKGTLVIRAAERLGIEIPRFCDHPLLDPAGACRQCIVEVEGQRKPMASCTITCTDGMVVKTQLTSPVAEKAQHGVMELLLINHPLDCPVCDKGGECPLQNQAMSHGNADTRFEGRKRTYAKPVPISTQVLLDRERCVLCARCTRFSNQVAGDPMIELIERGALQQVGTGEGDPFESYFSGNTIQICPVGALTSAAYRFRSRPFDLISSPSVCEHCSGGCATRTDHRRGKVMRRLAANDPEVNEDWVCDKGRFAFRYAQQRDRLDTPLVRNAEGVLEPASWPEALDAAARGLGAARSRAGVLTGGRLTVEDAYAYSKFARVALDTNDIDFRARVHSGEEADFLAARVAGRGRDLDGTGVTYTALEQAPAVLLVGFEAEEEAPGVFLRLRKAWRKHGQKVYSLATHATRGLTKAGGTLLPAAPGTEPEWLDALAGGVGLEDAGTGAAEALRAEGAVIVVGERLAGVAGGLTAATRAAAATGARLVWIPRRAGERGAVEAGALPTLLPGGRPATDPRAREEVAAAWGLAELPARHGRDTQQIVEAAATGELSALLVAGVEVADLPDPARAREALDSVGFLVSLELRPSEVTERADVVLPVAAVVEKTGTFLNWEGRVRFFEAALKPDQMTRRLAPSDARVLEMLADAMDVHLGLPDLRTTRAEIDRLGGWTGGTAADPAHSGAALPRPAAGEAVLAGHRLLLDLGVLQQGDEALAGTRHAAHARVSAATAAEAGVQDGDTLAVTGPAGTTAFPLEITEMPDRVVWLPLDSAGRGVASDTGAGPGSLVRIGPAALADEAPKEVRG, encoded by the coding sequence ATGACCGTGACCACCAATGCCCCCTCGGACGGGGGGCAGGCGGCGGTCCCGCCGGAGGACCTCGTCTCGCTGACGATCGACGGCATCGGGATCAGCGTGCCCAAGGGCACCCTGGTCATCCGGGCCGCCGAGCGGCTCGGCATCGAGATCCCGCGCTTCTGCGACCACCCCCTGCTGGACCCGGCCGGCGCCTGCCGCCAGTGCATCGTGGAGGTGGAGGGCCAGCGCAAGCCGATGGCGTCCTGCACCATCACCTGCACCGACGGCATGGTGGTGAAGACCCAGCTCACCTCGCCGGTCGCCGAGAAGGCGCAGCACGGCGTGATGGAGCTGCTGCTCATCAACCATCCGCTGGACTGCCCGGTCTGCGACAAGGGCGGCGAGTGCCCGCTGCAGAACCAGGCCATGTCGCACGGCAACGCCGACACCCGCTTCGAGGGCCGCAAGCGCACCTACGCCAAGCCGGTCCCGATCTCCACCCAGGTGCTGCTGGACCGCGAGCGGTGCGTGCTGTGCGCCCGCTGCACCCGGTTCTCCAACCAGGTCGCGGGCGACCCGATGATCGAGCTGATCGAGCGGGGCGCGCTCCAGCAGGTCGGCACCGGCGAGGGCGACCCGTTCGAGTCGTACTTCTCCGGCAACACCATCCAGATCTGCCCGGTCGGCGCGCTCACCTCGGCCGCCTACCGGTTCCGCTCCCGCCCCTTCGACCTGATCTCCTCGCCGTCGGTGTGCGAGCACTGCTCGGGCGGCTGCGCCACCCGTACCGACCACCGGCGCGGCAAGGTCATGCGGCGGCTCGCCGCCAACGACCCGGAGGTCAACGAGGACTGGGTCTGCGACAAGGGCCGGTTCGCCTTCCGCTACGCCCAGCAGCGCGACCGGCTCGACACCCCGCTGGTCCGCAACGCCGAGGGCGTGCTGGAGCCGGCCTCCTGGCCGGAGGCGCTGGACGCGGCCGCGCGGGGCCTGGGCGCCGCCCGCTCCCGCGCCGGGGTGCTCACCGGGGGCCGGCTGACCGTCGAGGACGCCTACGCGTACAGCAAGTTCGCGCGGGTGGCGCTCGACACCAACGACATCGACTTCCGGGCCCGTGTGCACAGCGGGGAGGAGGCCGACTTCCTCGCCGCGCGGGTGGCCGGCCGGGGCCGCGACCTCGACGGCACCGGGGTCACGTACACCGCGCTGGAGCAGGCGCCCGCCGTGCTGCTGGTCGGGTTCGAGGCCGAGGAGGAGGCGCCCGGCGTCTTCCTGCGGCTGCGCAAGGCGTGGCGCAAGCACGGCCAGAAGGTGTACTCCCTGGCCACGCACGCCACCCGGGGCCTGACCAAGGCGGGCGGCACGCTGCTGCCGGCCGCGCCCGGCACCGAGCCCGAGTGGCTGGACGCGCTGGCCGGCGGGGTCGGTCTGGAGGACGCCGGCACCGGGGCGGCCGAGGCGCTGCGCGCCGAGGGCGCCGTGATCGTGGTCGGCGAGCGGCTCGCGGGTGTCGCGGGCGGCCTGACCGCCGCCACGCGCGCGGCGGCCGCCACCGGCGCCCGGCTGGTGTGGATTCCCCGGCGGGCGGGGGAGCGCGGCGCCGTCGAGGCGGGCGCGCTGCCCACGCTGCTGCCGGGCGGCCGCCCGGCCACCGACCCGCGCGCGCGGGAGGAGGTCGCCGCCGCCTGGGGGCTGGCCGAACTCCCCGCCCGGCACGGCCGCGACACCCAGCAGATCGTGGAGGCCGCCGCCACCGGCGAGCTGTCCGCGCTGCTCGTCGCCGGGGTGGAGGTCGCCGACCTGCCCGACCCGGCACGCGCGCGTGAGGCGCTCGACAGCGTCGGTTTCCTGGTCTCGCTGGAGCTGCGGCCCAGCGAGGTCACCGAACGCGCCGACGTGGTGCTGCCGGTGGCGGCGGTGGTCGAGAAGACCGGCACCTTCCTCAACTGGGAGGGCCGGGTCCGCTTCTTCGAGGCCGCGCTCAAGCCCGACCAGATGACCCGCCGGCTCGCCCCGTCCGACGCCCGCGTCCTGGAGATGCTGGCCGACGCCATGGACGTCCACCTGGGCCTGCCGGACCTGCGCACCACGCGTGCGGAGATCGACCGGCTCGGCGGCTGGACCGGGGGCACCGCGGCCGACCCGGCGCACAGCGGGGCCGCGCTGCCCCGCCCGGCGGCCGGGGAGGCCGTGCTCGCCGGACACCGGCTCCTGCTCGACCTCGGCGTCCTCCAGCAGGGCGACGAGGCGCTGGCCGGCACCCGGCACGCCGCCCACGCGCGCGTGTCCGCGGCCACGGCCGCCGAGGCGGGCGTCCAGGACGGCGACACGCTCGCCGTCACCGGTCCCGCCGGGACGACCGCGTTCCCGCTGGAGATCACCGAGATGCCCGACCGGGTGGTCTGGCTCCCGCTGGACTCGGCCGGCCGGGGCGTCGCCTCCGACACCGGGGCCGGGCCCGGCTCCCTCGTCCGTATCGGCCCGGCGGCGCTCGCCGACGAGGCCCCCAAGGAGGTTCGAGGATGA
- the nuoE gene encoding NADH-quinone oxidoreductase subunit NuoE, translating to MTTSSSERGVGLGMPELPPPAYPDDVRARLERDAREVIARYPDSRSALLPLLHLVQSEDGYVTRTGMKFCADVLELTTAEVTAVATFYSMYRRRPSGDYQVGVCTNTLCAVMGGDAIFETLQEHLGVGNGETTGDGKVTLEHIECNAACDYAPVVMVNWEFFDNQTPASATRLVDDLRAGAPVEPTRGARLCTFKETARILAGFPDERPGAVEEGGSAGHASLVGLRLAKGETQPARVVHPRDAAPREEQVHDPSPTERLSSHDPVDTSASDPAHPSGPTAEEGE from the coding sequence GTGACCACCTCTTCTTCCGAGCGGGGCGTCGGCCTGGGCATGCCGGAACTGCCCCCGCCCGCCTACCCGGACGACGTCCGGGCCCGGCTGGAGCGGGACGCGCGCGAGGTGATCGCGCGCTACCCCGACTCCCGCTCCGCCCTGCTGCCGCTGCTGCACCTCGTACAGTCCGAGGACGGCTACGTCACCCGCACCGGCATGAAGTTCTGCGCCGACGTGCTGGAGCTGACCACCGCCGAGGTCACCGCGGTCGCCACCTTCTACTCCATGTACCGGCGCCGCCCCTCCGGCGACTACCAGGTGGGCGTCTGCACCAACACCCTGTGCGCGGTCATGGGCGGCGACGCCATCTTCGAGACCCTCCAGGAGCACCTGGGCGTCGGCAACGGCGAGACCACCGGCGACGGCAAGGTCACCCTGGAGCACATCGAGTGCAACGCGGCCTGCGACTACGCGCCGGTGGTGATGGTCAACTGGGAGTTCTTCGACAACCAGACCCCGGCCAGCGCCACCCGCCTCGTCGACGACCTGCGCGCCGGAGCTCCCGTGGAGCCCACGCGCGGCGCCCGGCTGTGCACCTTCAAGGAGACCGCCCGCATCCTGGCCGGCTTCCCCGACGAGCGCCCCGGCGCCGTCGAGGAGGGCGGCAGCGCGGGCCACGCCTCCCTGGTGGGCCTGCGCCTGGCCAAGGGCGAGACCCAGCCCGCCCGCGTGGTCCACCCGCGCGACGCGGCCCCGCGCGAGGAGCAGGTGCACGACCCGTCGCCCACCGAGCGGCTCAGCTCCCACGACCCGGTCGACACCTCGGCCTCCGACCCGGCGCACCCGTCCGGACCGACCGCAGAGGAGGGGGAGTGA
- a CDS encoding NADH-quinone oxidoreductase subunit C, which yields MSEDNGANGVNPEKDLSASNLPGQRGQGGEEIRVQRGMFGANNGGDTSGYGGLVRSIRLPGAASRPYGGWFDEVADELEGALEEQGLLPENAIERTVVDRDELTFHIEREHLLRVARTLRDDPALRFELCTGVSGVHYPSDKGRELHAVYHLRSITHNRLIRLEVSAPDADPRIPSLVTVYPTNDWHERETYDFFGIVFDGHPALTRIMMPDDWQGHPQRKDYPLGGIAVEYKGAQIPAPDQRRSYS from the coding sequence GTGAGCGAGGACAACGGCGCCAACGGCGTGAACCCCGAGAAGGACCTCTCGGCCTCCAACCTCCCGGGCCAGCGCGGTCAGGGCGGCGAGGAGATCCGCGTCCAGCGCGGCATGTTCGGCGCGAACAACGGCGGCGACACCTCCGGCTACGGCGGCCTGGTCCGCTCGATCCGGCTCCCCGGCGCGGCGAGCCGCCCCTACGGCGGCTGGTTCGACGAGGTCGCCGACGAGCTGGAGGGCGCGCTGGAGGAGCAGGGCCTGCTCCCGGAGAACGCGATCGAGCGCACCGTCGTCGACCGCGACGAGCTGACCTTCCACATCGAGCGTGAGCACCTGCTCCGCGTCGCCCGCACCCTGCGCGACGACCCGGCGCTCCGCTTCGAGCTGTGCACCGGCGTCAGCGGGGTGCACTACCCGAGCGACAAGGGCCGCGAGCTGCACGCCGTCTACCACCTGCGCTCGATCACCCACAACCGGCTGATCCGGCTGGAGGTCAGCGCTCCCGACGCCGACCCGCGCATCCCGTCCCTGGTCACGGTCTACCCGACCAACGACTGGCACGAGCGCGAGACGTACGACTTCTTCGGGATCGTCTTCGACGGCCACCCGGCCCTCACCCGGATCATGATGCCGGACGACTGGCAGGGCCACCCGCAGCGCAAGGACTACCCCCTCGGCGGCATCGCCGTCGAGTACAAGGGCGCCCAGATCCCGGCTCCGGACCAGCGGAGGTCCTACTCGTGA
- the nuoH gene encoding NADH-quinone oxidoreductase subunit NuoH produces the protein MSPFLAAEDLSLFGRDPWWLVVVKAVFCFAFLMLTVLLSIVWERKVVAWMQLRVGPNRHGPWGMLQSLADGVKLMLKEDVVVKRADKVIYVLAPIVAVIPACMAIAVIPFGPAGNEISIFGHRTTMQLTDLPIAMLYILAVASIGIYGIVLAGWSSGSTYPLLGGLRSCAQMISYEIAMGAAFASVFLYSGSMSTSTIVEQQHDRWYILLLPVSFILYVITMVGETNRAPFDMPESEGDLVGGFNTEYSSIKFALFMLAEYMNMVTVSAVTATLFLGGWRAPWPISTFWEGANHGWWPMLWFVIKVQLLLFFFIWLRGTLPRVRYDQLMKLGWKVLIPVSVVWLMLVATVRVLRNENYDFADIALYVGGGVLALLLISFIADMFRDKGKAAEEPAPQPGFDPLAGGFPVPPLPGQQLPAVPRRRPRQERELIVSGGVDTVSDQTPDGKEASDG, from the coding sequence ATGAGCCCGTTCCTCGCCGCTGAAGACCTCTCGCTGTTCGGCCGCGACCCCTGGTGGCTGGTCGTCGTCAAGGCGGTGTTCTGCTTCGCGTTCCTGATGCTGACGGTGCTGCTCTCCATCGTCTGGGAGCGCAAGGTCGTCGCCTGGATGCAGCTGCGCGTCGGCCCCAACCGGCACGGCCCCTGGGGCATGCTCCAGTCGCTCGCCGACGGCGTGAAGCTGATGCTCAAGGAGGACGTCGTCGTCAAGCGCGCGGACAAGGTGATCTACGTCCTCGCGCCGATCGTCGCGGTCATCCCGGCCTGCATGGCGATCGCGGTGATCCCCTTCGGCCCGGCCGGCAACGAGATCTCGATCTTCGGCCACCGCACCACGATGCAGCTCACCGACCTGCCGATCGCGATGCTCTACATCCTCGCGGTCGCCTCGATCGGCATCTACGGCATCGTGCTGGCGGGCTGGAGCTCCGGATCGACCTACCCGCTCCTGGGCGGCCTGCGCTCCTGCGCGCAGATGATCTCGTACGAGATCGCCATGGGCGCCGCGTTCGCCTCGGTGTTCCTCTACTCCGGGTCGATGTCGACCTCCACGATCGTGGAACAGCAGCACGACCGCTGGTACATCCTGCTGCTGCCGGTCTCCTTCATCCTCTACGTGATCACGATGGTGGGCGAGACCAACCGCGCCCCCTTCGACATGCCGGAGTCCGAGGGCGACCTGGTCGGCGGCTTCAACACCGAGTACTCGTCGATCAAGTTCGCGCTGTTCATGCTCGCCGAGTACATGAACATGGTGACGGTGTCGGCGGTGACGGCCACCCTCTTCCTCGGCGGCTGGCGGGCCCCCTGGCCCATCAGCACCTTCTGGGAGGGCGCCAACCACGGCTGGTGGCCGATGCTCTGGTTCGTCATCAAGGTCCAGCTCCTGCTGTTCTTCTTCATCTGGCTGCGCGGCACGCTCCCCCGCGTCCGCTACGACCAGCTCATGAAGCTCGGCTGGAAGGTCCTGATCCCGGTCTCGGTGGTCTGGCTGATGCTGGTGGCGACCGTGCGGGTGCTGCGCAACGAGAACTACGACTTCGCCGACATCGCGCTCTACGTCGGCGGCGGTGTGCTCGCCCTGCTGCTGATCTCCTTCATCGCCGACATGTTCCGCGACAAGGGCAAGGCCGCCGAAGAGCCGGCCCCGCAGCCCGGATTCGATCCGCTGGCGGGCGGTTTCCCCGTACCGCCGCTGCCCGGACAGCAGT
- a CDS encoding NADH-quinone oxidoreductase subunit D — MSTPHATGRATTEGTVYTVTGGDWDEVVQTAAKADDERIVVNMGPQHPSTHGVLRLILEIEGETVTEARCGIGYLHTGIEKNLEFRTWTQGTTFVTRMDYLTSFFNETAYCLAVEKLLGIEEQITERTDIIRVLLMELNRLSSHLVCIATGGMELGSTTIMIYGFRDREMILDIYELITGLRMNHAYIRPGGLAQDLPPGAVDQIREFVKKMRKNLPEYDKLATGNPIFKARMQDVGHLDLAGCMALGATGPILRSTGLPHDLRKAQPYCGYENYDFDVPTAETCDSYGRFLIRLEEMRQSLRIIEQCLDRLQPGPVMVADKKIAWPAQLALGPDGLGNSLDHIKKIMGTSMEALIHHFKLVTEGFRVPPGQAYAAVESPKGELGVHAVSDGGTRPFRVHFRDPSFTNLQAMAAMCEGGQVADVIVAVASIDPVMGGVDR, encoded by the coding sequence GTGAGCACTCCCCACGCAACCGGCCGCGCCACCACCGAGGGGACCGTCTACACGGTCACCGGCGGCGATTGGGACGAGGTCGTACAGACCGCGGCCAAGGCGGACGACGAGCGCATCGTCGTCAACATGGGCCCGCAGCACCCGTCCACCCACGGAGTGCTCCGGCTCATCCTGGAGATCGAGGGCGAGACGGTCACCGAGGCCCGCTGCGGCATCGGCTATCTGCACACCGGCATCGAGAAGAACCTCGAGTTCCGCACCTGGACGCAGGGCACCACCTTCGTCACGCGGATGGATTACCTGACGTCCTTCTTCAACGAGACCGCCTACTGCCTCGCCGTCGAGAAGCTGCTCGGCATCGAGGAGCAGATCACCGAGCGGACCGACATCATCCGGGTGCTCCTGATGGAGCTGAACCGGCTGTCGTCGCACCTGGTGTGCATCGCCACCGGCGGCATGGAGCTGGGCTCCACCACGATCATGATCTACGGGTTCCGCGACCGGGAGATGATCCTCGACATCTACGAGCTGATCACCGGCCTGCGCATGAACCACGCGTACATCCGCCCCGGCGGACTCGCGCAGGACCTGCCGCCCGGCGCGGTCGACCAGATCCGCGAGTTCGTCAAGAAGATGCGGAAGAACCTCCCGGAGTACGACAAGCTCGCCACCGGGAACCCCATCTTCAAGGCCCGTATGCAGGACGTCGGCCACCTCGATCTGGCCGGCTGCATGGCGCTCGGCGCCACCGGCCCGATCCTGCGCTCCACCGGCCTGCCGCACGACCTGCGCAAGGCCCAGCCGTACTGCGGTTACGAGAACTACGACTTCGACGTGCCCACCGCCGAGACATGCGACTCCTACGGCCGTTTCCTGATCCGGCTGGAGGAGATGCGCCAGTCGCTGAGGATCATCGAGCAGTGCCTGGACCGGCTCCAGCCGGGACCGGTCATGGTCGCCGACAAGAAGATCGCCTGGCCCGCGCAGCTCGCGCTCGGCCCGGACGGGCTCGGCAACTCGCTGGACCACATCAAGAAGATCATGGGCACCTCCATGGAGGCCCTGATCCACCACTTCAAGCTGGTGACCGAGGGCTTCCGGGTCCCGCCGGGCCAGGCGTACGCGGCCGTCGAGTCGCCCAAGGGCGAACTCGGCGTGCACGCCGTCTCCGACGGCGGCACCCGCCCCTTCCGGGTCCACTTCCGCGACCCGTCCTTCACCAATCTCCAGGCCATGGCGGCGATGTGCGAGGGCGGCCAGGTCGCCGACGTCATCGTGGCCGTGGCGTCCATCGACCCCGTGATGGGAGGCGTCGACCGGTGA
- a CDS encoding NuoB/complex I 20 kDa subunit family protein gives MGLEEKLPSGFLLTTVEQAAGWVRKASVFPATFGLACCAIEMMTTGAGRYDLARFGMEVFRGSPRQADLMIVAGRVSQKMAPVLRQVYDQMPNPKWVISMGVCASSGGMFNNYAIVQGVDHIVPVDIYLPGCPPRPEMLLDAILKLHQKIQGTKLGVNAEEAAREAEEAALQALPTIEMKGLLR, from the coding sequence ATGGGACTCGAAGAAAAGCTGCCGAGCGGCTTCCTGCTGACCACCGTCGAACAGGCCGCGGGCTGGGTGCGCAAGGCGTCCGTCTTCCCGGCCACGTTCGGACTCGCCTGCTGCGCCATCGAGATGATGACCACCGGCGCCGGACGCTACGACCTCGCCCGCTTCGGCATGGAGGTCTTCCGCGGCTCACCGCGCCAGGCCGACCTGATGATCGTCGCGGGCCGGGTCAGCCAGAAGATGGCGCCGGTGCTGCGGCAGGTCTACGACCAGATGCCCAACCCGAAGTGGGTCATCTCCATGGGCGTCTGCGCGTCCTCGGGCGGCATGTTCAACAACTACGCGATCGTCCAGGGCGTCGACCACATCGTGCCGGTCGACATCTATCTCCCCGGCTGCCCGCCCCGCCCCGAGATGCTGCTGGACGCGATCCTCAAGCTCCACCAGAAGATCCAGGGCACCAAGCTCGGCGTCAACGCCGAGGAAGCCGCCCGGGAGGCAGAGGAAGCCGCGCTCCAGGCACTGCCCACGATCGAGATGAAGGGGCTGCTGCGGTGA
- a CDS encoding NADH-quinone oxidoreductase subunit A, producing MNAYAPILVLGALGAGFAIFSVVMAALIGPKRYNRAKLEAYECGIEPTPTPAGGGRFPIKYYLTAMLFIVFDIEIVFLYPWAVTFDALGVFGLVEMLLFVLTVFVAYAYVWRRGGLEWD from the coding sequence GTGAACGCGTACGCGCCCATCCTCGTACTGGGAGCCCTCGGGGCAGGCTTTGCGATCTTCTCCGTGGTCATGGCCGCGCTGATCGGTCCGAAGCGCTACAACCGCGCGAAGCTCGAAGCCTACGAATGCGGCATCGAGCCGACCCCCACGCCGGCCGGCGGCGGGCGCTTCCCCATCAAGTACTACCTGACGGCGATGCTCTTCATCGTCTTCGACATCGAGATCGTCTTCCTCTACCCCTGGGCCGTCACCTTCGACGCGCTCGGGGTCTTCGGGCTCGTGGAGATGCTGCTCTTCGTGCTCACCGTCTTCGTCGCGTACGCGTACGTATGGCGGCGCGGCGGCCTGGAATGGGACTGA